From a single Shewanella donghaensis genomic region:
- the ftsE gene encoding cell division ATP-binding protein FtsE: MIQFEQVSKIYPGGQKALSEVNFHLQQGEMAFLTGHSGAGKSTLLKLITVIERASAGKVSINGHDIAKLGKKHVPYLRRNIGMIFQNHHLLMDKSVFDNIALPLVIEGFSHGEIRKRVAGALDMVGLYGKERHLPIMLSGGEQQRVGIARAIVNKPPLLLADEPTGNLDPKLSMDILRLFETFHDSGTSVLIATHDLGLIARMKYRTLTLRHGKMLGSEELYSATTEGQA; this comes from the coding sequence ATGATCCAGTTTGAGCAAGTCAGTAAAATTTATCCGGGTGGCCAAAAAGCACTCTCTGAAGTTAATTTTCACCTGCAACAAGGGGAAATGGCCTTTTTAACCGGACATTCTGGCGCAGGTAAAAGTACCTTGCTCAAATTGATCACCGTTATCGAAAGAGCCAGTGCCGGTAAAGTGTCGATTAATGGTCATGATATTGCCAAATTAGGCAAGAAACATGTGCCATATCTACGTCGTAATATCGGCATGATTTTCCAGAATCATCATCTACTGATGGATAAGAGCGTATTTGATAATATTGCGCTGCCATTAGTGATTGAAGGTTTTTCTCACGGTGAAATTCGTAAACGCGTTGCAGGTGCATTAGACATGGTGGGTTTATATGGCAAAGAACGTCATTTGCCAATCATGTTATCTGGTGGTGAGCAGCAACGAGTCGGTATAGCCCGCGCGATTGTGAATAAACCGCCGCTATTACTTGCCGACGAACCAACGGGTAACTTAGATCCTAAGTTATCGATGGATATCCTCAGATTATTCGAAACCTTCCATGACTCTGGTACTAGCGTACTCATCGCAACCCATGATTTGGGACTCATTGCACGGATGAAGTACCGCACCTTGACCTTGCGCCACGGAAAAATGCTTGGCAGTGAAGAGCTTTATTCTGCTACCACTGAAGGACAAGCATAA